One genomic segment of Paenibacillus sp. FSL H8-0332 includes these proteins:
- a CDS encoding amino acid adenylation domain-containing protein, whose amino-acid sequence MKVEKNNVQDIWPLRPLQQGMLFHYLQEESKSEYMEHLILSLQGQVDNRLFNAAWLAVYRANDALRSVFKWEGLRAPVQIVLRNREPLPEIYDFTGGMIPDEFKAVLSTEDQQALKQTRSKKERIQLISEIIGKRNRTMRFDLTRETLRIVLCKFDGECRLFLTFHHIVLDGWSLGIVLEEWLHAYRALAEDQEVSPSAKPGMKAYLAAVKGSRQPEREAVYWADCLRDYEIKQTIQPFYKPRRPGFKRVSLSIPETAAAGMRLFCQNNGMPVATLMNGAWGLLLQRFKHVDDIVFGSTLSGRGVSLTGIERMVGLLINTVPLRLSSRKRESVLEYLAGVQSAITARRPYEMAGLSEIRGYAGIQGTEELFDTLLVMENYPLDKVLLEQPMAGSAAEGLTGQAPLSISSFEMVEHTHYPLTLLIRESSGFEMDFIYDQESYDYFVVNQMSQCFVQLLHNLVTQPEAQVSDIRIAEPDALKMNGLLSAAGPLKQFREQSIPQWFTTMARSHPQNIAIIHEQVKWTYAELDRRSDQVAAALVRLGAGPEQYIGIESRRSPETIMGLLAILKSGAAYVPLHPDYPEERIRFMIEDSGMRLMLSDRDSRLSFMTSMNVDTLCYQDILETEDTDLLGSFPSPHDGGHRVACIVYTSGSTGRPKGVMIEHRGIVRLVKHTEFVNFSTSDVILPTCPFEFDVSNFEIWGALLNGASLYLMDQDKLLMPQVLKETLLQQKISLMWMTTPLFNQLASVDASLFRSLRYLIIGGDTLSPRQINKVRQACPALTLVNGYGPSENSVLSTTFAIEREYETRIPIGRPVSNSTAYILDRNQQFLPVGAIGELCVGLEGVARGYLNNPELTEAKFIPDPLYPEYRMYRTGDLARWLPDGNIDFLGRADNQVKVRGYRLELQEIEHELSRLPGIEDCTVIMIHSVDREKELAAYFVAGNTLQPGPLRKAMLERLPSYAVPTRYMQLAALPLTINGKIDKKALRNLPFPSSVTGGTSVKSLASMEITVLEAWKEALGVEQIGLDAPFFDIGGNSLLTIRISDTLRASTGIELSVTDLFRYPTVRELAAYMAAKQSEDSPKNDTDHVAAASQVEQPPKEDASVTTSDIAVIGLAGRFPGAADPTSFWSNLREGKESISFFSDEELRATGIAETLLRDSRYVKAKGMLEDIEYFDAELFHYSPQEAELMDPQLRILHELAWAGLEDAGYDPMRYRDAIGLFVGATVHLNWVNRLFDSLEDDTERWRAANLNVHSLSMPVSYKLNLTGPSLTVETACSSSLVAVHLACNSLMRGESDLALAGGVSISVPKKSGYTYQDGMIKSPDGHCRAFDTDAKGTVSGDGAGLVVLKKLDQAVRDGDHIYAVIKGSAINNDGTRKAGFTAPSVQGQIDVVTAALEAAAVSAESISYIETHGTGTPLGDPIEIEALSGLFPASNGTETAIGSVKTNIGHLDAAAGIAGFIKTVLALHHKQLPPSLHYKQANPAISFDKSSLYVNATLQDWLPPEGSPRRAGVSSFGIGGTNAHVVLEEAPLPVAADSGNRQNRSEGSPELFLLSAATEEALLQKTEDLLHYLSSAEGQGQQIADIAFTLNTGRQELNFRMAWIATDAAELAAGLQAFLSGTRNIARIREVVHVVFAFPGQGTQYAGMARYLYDTQPLFQREMDRCLELASPILATDLRSIWLPLQEPDPGGPSLPATALHAIDQTEIAQPLLFMVEYALARLLQHWGISQTAMIGHSLGEYTAACLAGVLTLEETIRLVIRRSSLMQQMEHGEMISIGLGHEHVLPLLGGRQALSVAATNSPELTVVSGPPASIRALSAELRQSGHEPFHLQVSHAFHSAMMEPMLGPYSKALQEIKWAAPAIPYISNVTGELITAEQAVDPEYYVNHVRQTVRFSEGVATLAEQLEPVFLEVGPGRTLGQLIRRNPGVRSNSKILSVVPKASEAQASGVHLLQALGDLWMSGVAIHWERVFEKRNGRRVSLPVYPFGKQYYWKYQQGKAEDIQPDSSIARNRPVSEWAYAPDWSEQEDSMEDKRSGCNGQTVLLFTERSLLADQYAALLEEQGAQWIKVYPEGTFQRESAAEYTLDPGNPAHYAQLFAGLAEAGIQPPEQIIHLWSLELDQAETLAQAQVASGRSGENLADTEVLNRCMYSVLELVRAAAVAAQGKPLELTLVTDQMERVHPNDIVDPLKATLLGIASVIPLEYPHIRVHTLDLDQESIAANPGILLTLPFEGSASKASPLPIRQALRSSHRYEHGFIRVPLPRRALPAGALRKGAVYLITGGLGGIGLALADYLASQYQAKLVLVSRKPHPVQDRLEQLYLSGAQVHVEYADVADLASMERVICAAAERFGPLDGVFHAAGVPDGSMIHIATREQTAAVLRPKIAGTTVLYEVLAAMQQPPAFLLLFSSISGTFGAFGQSGYAAANAFMDGFARAHAGDSSGMRVVSVDWDAWKETGMAVEAVNRYNGSGTDEAEHPAGTKGQAELPLRITHPLLTSKRESASETQTVYISRLSAEHHWILDGHRMLGSSILPGTGYVEILRASFEELTGDTGLNIVELFFVQPLVVEEGCELRTVWSNNSSGWEFSMSSIGTAGEWIQHAKGCAERLDEQNDRTLSGAELNKLQNGLLAAAVPVEAERSGESTGVRMQYGPHWNNIRRFFRNGNEAVAELSLPEGLARDSADYGVHPALMDRATSLLGGQSEDSRAYLPFAYKNLQILRPFSANLYTIVQEGEQSEEARTFTCRITDLEGSVLMEIEEYVMHKVRNQSLSDPLPLERNGTLPEVGNYRLGLAVPGELNSLHILSEYRLPPEPDEVEIRVVANGLNFKEVLYALGVLKLPDSYGFSFGLECAGTVTRVGAGVTDWLPGDEVMAIAGASLGKYARVPASSVVRKPSRISFAEAATLPIAFMTAYYALIIRGQLSLGEKVLIHTATGGVGLAAVQIAQWVGAEIYATAGTEEKRDYLRSLGISHVYSSRDLAFADQIRESAGTVDVILNSLTGEAVEQGLSLLAPHGRFLEMGVKDIMENSTLGMRIFEKGISVSAISMDSGLPGYTRLFRELARHVEEGTFIPLPVIPYRFADTEEAFRYMASAKHIGKIVITQEHAAAPKPEMAQLQGGMTNAEGMDVLEHILSKVMSVELSPVQWLLSTTDLNTRYSLLEANTPEGIKPVNNKPLPTGRKRKRMASSTEYAPPLTQTQKKLAELFMDYLELEAIGLHDNFFEAGASSLDLIQINAQLNALSVKDTSIVKMYSYPTIHLLDAYLFADREDQTDKSEVLKDSEDRKRKASRLKTLESIKGRR is encoded by the coding sequence ATGAAGGTTGAGAAAAACAACGTCCAGGATATATGGCCGCTGCGGCCGCTGCAGCAAGGGATGCTGTTTCATTATTTGCAGGAGGAATCCAAAAGTGAATACATGGAGCACCTTATACTTAGTCTACAGGGGCAAGTAGATAACCGGCTGTTCAATGCAGCCTGGCTCGCTGTCTACCGTGCGAATGACGCATTGCGGTCCGTGTTCAAATGGGAGGGGCTCCGGGCACCTGTGCAGATTGTGCTTCGGAACCGTGAACCGTTGCCGGAAATCTATGATTTCACGGGCGGAATGATCCCTGATGAATTCAAGGCCGTCCTTTCCACTGAAGACCAACAGGCACTGAAGCAGACGAGGAGCAAGAAAGAACGGATACAGCTAATTTCAGAAATCATAGGTAAACGGAACCGTACCATGCGCTTCGATCTGACCCGGGAAACCCTGCGAATCGTATTATGTAAGTTCGACGGGGAGTGCAGATTGTTCCTGACATTCCATCACATTGTGCTGGATGGCTGGAGTCTCGGCATTGTGCTGGAAGAATGGCTTCATGCCTACCGGGCACTCGCTGAAGATCAGGAAGTATCCCCTTCGGCAAAGCCGGGAATGAAGGCTTACCTGGCGGCTGTCAAAGGCTCACGCCAACCGGAACGTGAAGCGGTATATTGGGCTGATTGCCTGCGGGATTATGAAATAAAACAAACGATACAACCGTTCTACAAACCCCGGCGCCCGGGATTCAAACGGGTATCCCTGAGCATACCGGAAACGGCAGCGGCGGGAATGCGTCTATTCTGTCAAAACAATGGCATGCCGGTAGCCACCTTGATGAATGGTGCATGGGGCCTATTGCTCCAGCGGTTCAAACATGTCGATGATATTGTATTTGGCTCGACGTTATCCGGCAGGGGCGTTAGTCTTACCGGCATCGAGCGTATGGTCGGGCTGTTGATCAATACGGTGCCGCTGCGTCTTTCCAGCCGAAAGAGGGAAAGTGTTCTGGAATATTTGGCGGGCGTTCAATCCGCAATTACAGCCAGGCGTCCCTATGAAATGGCCGGTCTGTCCGAGATCCGGGGATACGCCGGGATTCAAGGTACCGAAGAGTTATTTGATACCTTGCTGGTCATGGAGAACTATCCGCTGGATAAGGTGCTCCTGGAGCAGCCAATGGCAGGTTCCGCAGCGGAGGGCCTAACCGGACAAGCTCCCTTGTCGATCAGCTCCTTTGAAATGGTGGAGCACACGCATTATCCGCTTACCCTGCTCATTCGGGAGAGCAGCGGTTTCGAAATGGACTTCATTTATGATCAGGAAAGCTATGACTATTTTGTGGTAAATCAGATGTCACAGTGCTTTGTGCAACTGCTGCACAATCTGGTCACGCAGCCGGAGGCACAGGTGTCAGACATTAGGATCGCCGAACCTGACGCCTTAAAAATGAACGGACTGCTATCCGCCGCCGGACCCCTGAAGCAGTTCCGTGAACAATCGATTCCGCAGTGGTTCACCACGATGGCACGGAGCCATCCCCAGAACATTGCCATCATTCATGAGCAAGTCAAGTGGACCTATGCTGAGCTTGACCGGAGGTCTGACCAGGTAGCCGCTGCACTGGTTCGTCTTGGAGCCGGGCCGGAGCAATACATTGGAATCGAGTCTCGGCGGAGCCCGGAGACGATCATGGGACTGCTCGCGATTCTGAAATCCGGGGCGGCTTATGTGCCTCTGCACCCGGATTATCCTGAAGAGCGGATCAGATTCATGATCGAAGATTCAGGGATGCGGCTTATGCTGTCTGACAGGGACAGCCGGCTTTCTTTTATGACATCGATGAATGTAGACACGCTGTGTTACCAAGATATCCTTGAGACAGAAGATACGGATCTGCTGGGCAGCTTCCCTTCTCCGCATGATGGCGGACACCGTGTAGCCTGCATTGTGTATACTTCCGGATCTACCGGAAGGCCCAAAGGCGTGATGATCGAGCATAGAGGGATCGTGCGGCTGGTGAAGCATACAGAGTTTGTTAATTTCAGCACCAGCGATGTGATTTTGCCGACATGTCCGTTTGAATTCGATGTCTCCAACTTCGAGATCTGGGGGGCACTGCTGAATGGAGCGTCACTGTACCTGATGGATCAGGATAAGCTGCTGATGCCTCAGGTATTAAAAGAAACGCTGCTCCAGCAGAAAATAAGCCTGATGTGGATGACTACACCGCTGTTCAATCAATTAGCCAGTGTGGATGCTTCGCTGTTCCGTTCACTGCGTTATCTGATTATTGGTGGGGATACGTTGTCGCCAAGACAGATTAACAAGGTGAGACAGGCCTGTCCCGCTTTGACACTTGTCAATGGCTATGGTCCATCCGAGAATTCGGTGCTGTCCACTACATTTGCGATTGAACGGGAATATGAGACCAGAATTCCGATCGGCAGGCCTGTCTCGAACTCCACTGCCTATATTCTGGACCGGAATCAACAGTTTTTGCCCGTGGGAGCGATTGGTGAACTATGCGTCGGGCTGGAAGGCGTGGCAAGAGGGTATCTGAACAACCCTGAGCTAACCGAGGCCAAATTTATTCCCGATCCGCTATATCCAGAGTACAGGATGTACAGAACAGGGGATTTAGCCCGCTGGCTGCCCGATGGGAATATTGATTTTCTCGGAAGAGCTGACAATCAGGTGAAGGTTCGGGGATACCGGCTTGAGCTGCAAGAAATCGAACATGAATTAAGCCGGTTGCCCGGAATCGAAGACTGTACGGTTATTATGATTCACTCAGTGGACCGGGAGAAGGAGCTGGCTGCTTATTTCGTAGCGGGTAACACACTGCAACCAGGTCCGCTAAGAAAAGCTATGCTGGAACGGCTGCCCTCCTATGCGGTGCCTACGCGTTACATGCAGCTTGCTGCGCTGCCGCTGACGATTAACGGAAAAATTGACAAGAAGGCGCTGCGCAACCTGCCGTTCCCTTCCTCAGTCACTGGAGGTACGTCTGTTAAATCACTGGCCTCAATGGAAATCACGGTGCTGGAAGCCTGGAAAGAAGCCTTAGGGGTGGAACAAATTGGACTGGATGCCCCTTTTTTTGATATCGGCGGCAATTCGCTCTTGACGATCCGTATCAGCGATACGCTGCGTGCTTCCACCGGTATTGAACTGTCGGTAACCGATTTATTCCGATATCCAACGGTCAGAGAGCTCGCCGCGTACATGGCAGCGAAGCAGTCAGAAGATAGTCCAAAGAACGACACCGATCATGTGGCTGCTGCCTCCCAAGTAGAGCAACCGCCGAAGGAAGACGCTTCCGTAACAACCAGTGATATTGCTGTCATCGGACTTGCGGGAAGGTTCCCAGGCGCTGCTGATCCGACGAGTTTTTGGAGCAATCTGCGGGAGGGGAAGGAGAGCATTTCGTTCTTTTCCGATGAAGAATTGCGTGCTACCGGAATTGCCGAGACGCTGCTGCGTGACTCCAGGTATGTGAAAGCGAAGGGGATGCTTGAGGATATCGAATACTTCGATGCGGAGTTGTTCCATTACAGTCCGCAAGAGGCCGAACTGATGGACCCCCAGCTTCGCATTCTGCATGAACTCGCCTGGGCGGGCCTGGAGGATGCCGGATACGATCCCATGCGGTACCGGGATGCCATTGGCTTATTCGTGGGCGCAACGGTCCATTTGAACTGGGTGAACCGGCTGTTCGATTCCCTGGAGGACGATACAGAACGCTGGAGGGCGGCCAATCTAAATGTACATTCCTTGAGCATGCCCGTCTCTTATAAGCTCAATCTGACAGGTCCGTCGTTAACCGTAGAAACCGCATGTTCTTCGTCACTGGTTGCGGTGCATCTAGCCTGCAATTCCCTGATGAGAGGAGAATCAGATCTGGCGCTTGCAGGTGGGGTGTCGATCTCAGTACCCAAGAAATCGGGCTACACCTACCAGGATGGCATGATTAAATCGCCCGATGGGCACTGCAGAGCCTTCGATACAGATGCCAAAGGAACGGTCAGCGGCGATGGTGCGGGTCTTGTGGTGTTAAAAAAGCTGGATCAGGCGGTTCGGGATGGCGATCACATCTACGCTGTTATTAAGGGTTCTGCGATTAACAACGATGGAACGCGCAAGGCTGGATTCACTGCACCTAGCGTTCAGGGACAAATAGATGTTGTGACGGCTGCCCTGGAAGCCGCAGCTGTCTCAGCGGAATCCATTAGTTACATTGAGACACATGGTACAGGCACCCCACTGGGTGATCCCATTGAGATCGAGGCCTTGTCCGGGTTGTTCCCCGCCTCCAATGGAACCGAAACAGCCATCGGGTCTGTCAAAACCAATATCGGACATCTCGATGCTGCTGCCGGAATTGCCGGATTCATCAAAACCGTGCTGGCACTGCATCACAAGCAGTTGCCTCCCAGCTTGCATTATAAGCAGGCAAATCCAGCCATTAGCTTCGACAAAAGTTCTCTGTATGTCAATGCCACGCTTCAGGATTGGCTGCCGCCGGAGGGTTCGCCGCGCCGTGCCGGCGTAAGCTCGTTCGGAATCGGCGGAACCAACGCGCATGTCGTCCTGGAGGAGGCCCCGCTTCCCGTCGCCGCAGATTCCGGGAACAGACAGAACCGGAGTGAGGGGTCACCTGAATTATTCTTATTATCCGCTGCGACAGAAGAAGCCCTGCTGCAAAAAACAGAAGACTTGCTCCATTATCTCAGTTCAGCAGAAGGGCAAGGGCAACAGATTGCGGATATTGCCTTTACGCTGAATACAGGCCGGCAAGAACTGAACTTCCGGATGGCATGGATTGCCACAGATGCTGCTGAGCTTGCTGCCGGCCTGCAGGCTTTCCTGAGTGGAACACGCAACATTGCCCGTATCCGGGAGGTTGTGCATGTGGTATTCGCATTCCCGGGCCAAGGAACCCAATACGCAGGAATGGCACGTTACCTGTATGATACGCAGCCGCTATTCCAGCGTGAAATGGATCGCTGTCTGGAGCTGGCCTCACCGATCCTGGCGACCGATTTGCGGTCCATCTGGCTTCCGCTGCAGGAGCCGGACCCGGGAGGGCCATCACTGCCGGCAACGGCTTTACACGCTATCGACCAGACCGAAATTGCCCAGCCGCTGCTGTTTATGGTGGAGTATGCGCTGGCCCGGCTTTTGCAGCATTGGGGCATCTCGCAGACGGCTATGATCGGGCATAGCCTGGGTGAATACACAGCGGCCTGCCTCGCAGGCGTGTTGACATTGGAGGAGACCATCCGGCTGGTGATCCGCCGATCCTCGTTAATGCAGCAGATGGAACACGGCGAGATGATTAGTATTGGCCTCGGGCACGAGCATGTGCTCCCACTACTGGGCGGAAGACAAGCTCTGTCCGTTGCTGCGACCAACAGCCCGGAACTCACAGTGGTCTCGGGACCGCCCGCATCCATTCGTGCCCTGTCAGCCGAGCTGCGGCAAAGTGGCCATGAGCCCTTCCATCTCCAGGTATCGCATGCCTTTCATTCCGCGATGATGGAGCCGATGCTCGGCCCCTACAGCAAAGCGCTCCAAGAAATCAAATGGGCGGCTCCGGCAATTCCGTATATCTCCAATGTTACGGGGGAGCTGATCACAGCCGAACAAGCGGTGGACCCTGAATACTATGTGAATCATGTCCGGCAAACCGTCAGGTTCTCGGAAGGCGTGGCAACGCTGGCGGAACAGCTTGAGCCTGTATTTCTGGAAGTCGGCCCCGGCCGGACGCTGGGTCAACTGATCCGCCGCAATCCGGGTGTCCGCAGCAATAGTAAGATTCTTAGCGTAGTACCCAAAGCCTCCGAGGCACAGGCTTCAGGTGTCCATCTGCTTCAGGCCTTGGGCGACCTATGGATGAGCGGAGTGGCTATCCACTGGGAGAGAGTATTTGAGAAGCGCAACGGACGGCGGGTTTCCCTGCCGGTATACCCGTTCGGGAAGCAATATTACTGGAAATACCAGCAGGGGAAGGCAGAGGATATCCAACCGGACAGCTCGATTGCCCGCAATCGCCCCGTTTCTGAATGGGCTTATGCCCCGGACTGGAGTGAGCAAGAGGACAGTATGGAAGACAAGCGTTCTGGCTGCAACGGACAGACGGTGCTGTTGTTCACTGAACGGAGCCTTCTCGCTGACCAGTATGCAGCGTTGCTGGAGGAGCAAGGGGCTCAGTGGATCAAGGTCTACCCCGAAGGGACCTTTCAGAGGGAGTCTGCTGCGGAGTATACCCTTGATCCAGGCAACCCGGCCCATTATGCTCAATTATTCGCAGGGCTTGCGGAAGCCGGGATACAGCCACCCGAACAGATCATTCATTTGTGGAGTCTCGAATTGGACCAAGCTGAGACCTTAGCTCAGGCCCAAGTAGCGTCTGGACGAAGCGGGGAGAATCTTGCCGACACTGAGGTGCTTAACCGCTGCATGTACAGTGTACTGGAGCTGGTGCGTGCTGCCGCTGTAGCTGCGCAAGGGAAGCCGCTGGAGCTAACGCTGGTCACAGATCAAATGGAACGGGTCCATCCGAACGACATCGTAGATCCGCTGAAAGCTACCCTGCTTGGGATAGCCAGCGTGATCCCGCTGGAGTATCCGCATATCCGGGTGCACACACTGGATCTCGATCAGGAGTCCATCGCCGCGAATCCCGGAATTCTGCTGACCCTGCCTTTCGAAGGATCGGCTAGTAAGGCTAGCCCGTTGCCCATCCGGCAAGCACTGCGGTCCTCACACCGATATGAACATGGTTTCATCCGGGTACCCCTTCCCCGGAGAGCCCTTCCGGCCGGAGCTTTGCGCAAGGGAGCGGTGTACCTGATCACTGGCGGCCTTGGCGGAATCGGCCTAGCACTCGCCGATTATCTGGCTAGTCAATATCAGGCCAAGCTTGTGCTGGTTAGCCGCAAGCCGCATCCGGTACAGGACCGGCTGGAACAGCTATATTTGAGCGGAGCACAGGTGCATGTCGAATATGCCGATGTCGCTGATCTTGCTTCGATGGAACGTGTCATTTGTGCAGCGGCGGAGCGCTTCGGCCCGCTGGACGGAGTATTTCATGCCGCAGGAGTGCCGGATGGAAGCATGATCCACATCGCAACAAGAGAGCAAACCGCAGCGGTGCTGCGGCCCAAAATCGCAGGGACCACAGTCTTATATGAGGTGCTTGCAGCTATGCAGCAGCCACCGGCATTTCTCCTGCTGTTCTCTTCGATCAGCGGCACATTCGGTGCTTTCGGACAGAGCGGGTACGCAGCGGCCAATGCCTTCATGGACGGATTCGCCCGTGCACATGCCGGGGATTCGTCTGGAATGCGAGTAGTCAGCGTGGATTGGGATGCTTGGAAGGAGACGGGGATGGCAGTCGAAGCTGTGAACCGATATAACGGCTCCGGCACAGATGAGGCGGAGCACCCGGCCGGCACAAAAGGGCAAGCGGAGCTCCCGCTGCGCATCACCCACCCGCTGCTAACCTCCAAAAGGGAGTCGGCAAGCGAGACGCAGACGGTCTATATATCCAGATTGTCGGCAGAGCATCATTGGATACTGGACGGCCACCGGATGCTCGGTTCCTCCATTTTACCGGGAACAGGTTATGTAGAGATTCTGAGGGCATCGTTTGAAGAGTTAACCGGAGATACCGGCCTGAACATTGTAGAACTGTTTTTTGTACAACCGCTTGTGGTCGAAGAAGGGTGTGAGCTAAGAACCGTATGGTCCAACAATAGCAGCGGCTGGGAATTCTCCATGTCCTCCATAGGAACAGCAGGGGAATGGATACAACATGCCAAAGGCTGCGCGGAGCGCCTGGATGAGCAGAATGATCGGACCCTCAGCGGCGCAGAGCTCAATAAGCTCCAGAACGGTCTACTGGCAGCAGCGGTTCCTGTAGAAGCAGAACGATCCGGCGAGAGCACGGGGGTACGCATGCAATATGGCCCTCATTGGAACAACATCCGCCGTTTCTTCCGCAACGGGAACGAAGCGGTTGCCGAATTGTCACTGCCAGAGGGTCTGGCAAGAGACTCGGCTGATTACGGAGTTCATCCTGCTCTGATGGACCGGGCAACGAGCCTGCTGGGCGGACAGTCGGAGGACAGCCGTGCGTATCTGCCTTTTGCCTATAAGAACCTCCAGATTCTCCGGCCGTTCTCTGCTAATCTCTACACCATTGTGCAAGAAGGGGAACAAAGTGAGGAAGCCCGGACATTCACCTGCCGCATTACCGATCTGGAAGGCAGTGTACTCATGGAGATTGAAGAATATGTCATGCACAAAGTCCGCAACCAGTCACTGTCAGACCCATTGCCGCTGGAACGCAATGGAACATTGCCTGAGGTCGGCAATTACCGGCTGGGATTAGCTGTGCCGGGTGAACTGAACAGCCTCCATATCCTGTCTGAATATCGGCTGCCTCCAGAACCGGATGAGGTAGAGATTAGAGTGGTAGCTAACGGCCTGAACTTTAAGGAAGTGCTGTATGCACTCGGTGTGCTTAAGCTGCCGGATTCCTATGGTTTCAGCTTCGGCCTGGAATGTGCGGGAACGGTAACGAGGGTGGGGGCAGGTGTAACCGATTGGCTGCCTGGAGATGAAGTGATGGCGATAGCCGGAGCAAGCTTGGGCAAATACGCGCGGGTCCCGGCAAGCTCGGTGGTACGCAAGCCTTCACGGATATCGTTTGCTGAAGCGGCAACCCTGCCGATTGCCTTTATGACAGCTTACTACGCGCTAATTATCCGTGGACAGCTCTCGTTGGGCGAGAAAGTGCTAATCCATACGGCAACAGGCGGCGTGGGTCTGGCAGCCGTGCAAATCGCCCAGTGGGTTGGAGCGGAGATTTATGCAACGGCCGGTACCGAAGAGAAACGAGACTACCTGCGTTCACTAGGTATCTCGCATGTGTACTCCTCGCGGGATCTTGCTTTTGCCGACCAAATCCGTGAGTCTGCCGGAACGGTAGACGTCATTCTGAATTCCCTAACGGGTGAGGCTGTCGAGCAAGGGCTCTCCTTATTGGCCCCGCACGGCAGATTTCTGGAAATGGGCGTAAAGGACATTATGGAGAACAGCACGCTGGGAATGCGGATTTTTGAGAAAGGAATTTCTGTGTCAGCCATCAGCATGGACAGCGGCCTGCCAGGCTACACAAGGCTGTTCCGAGAGCTTGCCCGGCATGTGGAAGAAGGTACGTTCATACCGCTGCCTGTGATCCCTTACCGGTTCGCAGATACGGAAGAGGCTTTCCGGTATATGGCATCAGCCAAGCATATTGGCAAAATCGTCATTACTCAGGAACATGCCGCAGCTCCAAAGCCGGAGATGGCGCAGCTCCAGGGTGGAATGACCAATGCTGAAGGAATGGATGTGCTTGAGCATATTTTATCCAAAGTCATGAGTGTAGAGTTATCACCCGTTCAGTGGCTGTTGTCAACGACCGACCTGAACACCCGCTATTCCTTACTTGAGGCCAACACGCCGGAGGGGATAAAACCTGTTAATAATAAGCCTCTCCCTACGGGGCGCAAGCGCAAACGGATGGCTAGCAGCACCGAATATGCACCTCCGCTTACACAGACACAGAAGAAGCTGGCAGAACTGTTCATGGACTATCTGGAGCTGGAGGCGATTGGGCTGCACGACAATTTTTTCGAAGCGGGAGCAAGCTCACTGGATCTGATTCAGATTAATGCCCAACTCAATGCTTTATCTGTCAAAGATACGTCGATTGTCAAAATGTACTCCTACCCGACGATTCATCTGCTGGATGCCTATTTGTTCGCGGACAGGGAAGACCAGACAGACAAGAGCGAGGTTCTCAAAGATTCTGAAGACCGTAAAAGAAAAGCAAGCCGCCTAAAAACACTGGAGTCCATCAAGGGAAGAAGGTGA